In Halobacteriovorax marinus SJ, the following proteins share a genomic window:
- the kdsB gene encoding 3-deoxy-manno-octulosonate cytidylyltransferase: MNELRVLILIPARYASSRFPGKPLAKISKKSMIQRVYENCLGIKDQLKNSVVCVVTDDERIEEHVLDFGGEVVRVDDDVASGSERIALALERFYSDTDWDFVVNVQGDEPLIESDLLSRLASYHEQSSFDIATVVKPFHGHKAEHIDANKVKAIYSPINGQCLYFSRAELPFYRDSVDIKDWFLHIGIYSYRPEVLKKFCKLSPSRYELIEKLEQLRALENGFTMGAVTTDMTLMGVDVPEDIEKLEGVLRERKIKS; this comes from the coding sequence TTGAATGAATTAAGAGTTCTCATACTCATTCCTGCTCGCTATGCGTCGTCAAGGTTTCCAGGCAAACCTCTTGCAAAAATCTCTAAAAAATCAATGATACAAAGAGTATATGAAAACTGCTTGGGCATTAAAGACCAACTTAAAAACTCTGTTGTTTGTGTTGTTACTGATGATGAGAGAATCGAAGAGCATGTGCTAGATTTCGGAGGAGAGGTTGTTCGTGTCGATGACGATGTGGCCTCTGGTTCCGAAAGAATAGCCCTGGCCTTGGAGAGATTCTATAGCGATACAGATTGGGATTTTGTTGTAAATGTTCAAGGTGATGAGCCACTAATTGAAAGTGACTTATTGTCTAGATTGGCCAGTTATCACGAGCAGAGCTCCTTTGATATTGCCACTGTGGTGAAACCATTTCACGGTCATAAAGCTGAACATATTGATGCGAATAAGGTTAAGGCCATCTATAGTCCAATTAATGGGCAGTGCCTCTACTTCTCTAGGGCGGAGTTACCTTTCTATAGAGATAGTGTCGATATTAAAGACTGGTTTTTGCATATTGGGATTTACTCTTATCGTCCTGAGGTCTTAAAGAAATTTTGTAAACTCTCTCCTTCTCGTTATGAATTAATTGAGAAGTTAGAGCAACTCAGGGCACTTGAGAATGGTTTTACCATGGGTGCTGTTACTACAGATATGACATTGATGGGAGTCGATGTTCCAGAAGATATAGAAAAACTTGAAGGAGTTCTCCGTGAAAGGAAAATCAAGTCCTAA
- a CDS encoding TolC family protein, giving the protein MNGFIKLNVAMTIAFVSTTTSYAQPTPKELHSEGYVQSLDQSASSRLNTKALHLNDVIEQGLRKNYDQQIRKYNDEILDLKWDDTWEDFWLPKVNISLISDEHRLGTVKGGSNNSSPRNKRPDGALSLNFGDYTLFNWGRDYLPYLNTKADIKRSKEQIKEDSRELKHDLIIAYFRLSFFNEQERIKRDQLRHASFIYRLNREKISLKKVSKQDYYLARSEYLRAQNEFQEAKNAVQLQNEVVANLINDEVGTKYILQDALKYELLTTPLDEIIRIANANNPDTLDALKEVENAKRSYELALKNNLPLPKISMTLGAYDYRFGPNTNRTTFSTGEGNSNIDIVASINATWSLTGSGGLLNSRRTKSSMLSKHLAFAKKAQAQRDSKAQIKSQYFTVKHLQNQINILDARIPTLQKSFDTILENYMNKRTRYIDFKNTLIELTDAQILLEQSKFLHLLNKIELAKVAGVEDFPGQNFENLKQSKKGSK; this is encoded by the coding sequence ATGAACGGATTCATTAAATTAAATGTAGCAATGACAATTGCATTTGTAAGCACGACAACGTCTTACGCCCAACCAACACCTAAAGAACTTCACTCAGAAGGCTATGTTCAATCTTTAGATCAATCTGCTTCCAGCCGATTAAATACGAAGGCTCTCCATCTTAACGATGTCATAGAGCAGGGACTGCGAAAGAATTACGATCAACAAATAAGAAAGTATAATGACGAAATTCTCGATCTAAAGTGGGATGATACTTGGGAAGACTTCTGGCTACCAAAGGTAAATATTTCACTTATTTCGGATGAGCACAGACTGGGAACTGTTAAAGGTGGCAGCAATAACTCAAGTCCAAGAAATAAGCGACCAGATGGTGCTCTTTCTCTTAACTTTGGAGACTATACTCTTTTTAACTGGGGACGAGACTACCTTCCCTACTTAAATACTAAAGCAGATATAAAGAGATCAAAAGAACAGATTAAAGAGGACTCTAGAGAGTTAAAGCATGATTTAATAATTGCTTACTTTAGACTTAGCTTTTTTAACGAGCAAGAAAGAATAAAGAGAGACCAACTAAGACACGCATCTTTTATCTATCGTCTCAATCGTGAGAAAATTTCTCTAAAGAAAGTTAGTAAGCAAGACTACTATCTCGCACGCTCCGAGTACTTAAGGGCCCAGAATGAATTTCAAGAGGCCAAGAATGCTGTGCAACTCCAGAACGAGGTTGTAGCAAACTTAATTAATGATGAAGTGGGAACAAAGTATATTCTTCAAGACGCTCTTAAGTATGAGCTCTTAACTACTCCTCTAGATGAAATTATTAGAATTGCGAATGCAAATAATCCCGACACACTTGATGCACTCAAAGAAGTTGAAAACGCAAAGAGAAGCTACGAGCTTGCACTTAAGAATAATCTCCCTCTTCCAAAAATTAGTATGACTCTTGGTGCTTATGACTACCGTTTTGGACCAAATACAAATAGAACAACATTTTCTACTGGAGAGGGAAACTCTAATATTGATATTGTGGCATCAATCAATGCAACATGGTCACTAACGGGTTCTGGAGGATTACTTAACTCTAGAAGAACAAAGTCGTCTATGCTTTCTAAGCATTTAGCATTTGCCAAAAAAGCGCAGGCTCAAAGAGATTCTAAAGCACAAATTAAATCTCAGTACTTCACTGTTAAACACTTACAAAATCAAATTAATATTCTAGACGCAAGGATTCCAACTCTTCAAAAATCATTTGATACTATTTTAGAAAATTACATGAATAAAAGAACGCGCTATATTGATTTCAAAAATACTCTTATTGAATTGACCGATGCTCAGATACTTTTAGAACAAAGTAAATTTCTACATCTCTTAAACAAAATAGAGCTAGCAAAAGTTGCGGGAGTTGAAGACTTCCCGGGGCAGAATTTTGAAAATTTAAAGCAAAGCAAAAAGGGTTCTAAATAA
- the purB gene encoding adenylosuccinate lyase, with protein MISRYDKKEISEIWTEENKFKTYLEVELAILKSLEGNRVPVGTSEEIRKLAKIDVNRITEIEKETRHDIIAFCSSITENLDPKIGKFFHFGVTSSDIIDSALTLQIKQSLERILPSFKKLLASLSSKAKETKDLPTIGRSHGMYAEPMSFGQKILGHYAEFSRRYLELLDYYNDELRVQFSGAVGNYTILTPELEEVAANALGLKPEEHSTQVIPRDRIAKLISIFSLTASAIERISVEIRHLHRSDVAELFEGFAKGQKGSSTMPHKKNPISGENLTGMARMLRSHMSVALDNIVLWHERDISHSSTERMYLPDAFGILLYSLDRLSSTVENLVINDDVISNRVFENCTYLSSYYLHHLIEKTNFKRDDLYSLVQQASFEASKTQSAEVFHQALQTLLESKQTKLELPIPTRDEIKNIFLKSTDKVFERVEKSYPHGKEL; from the coding sequence ATGATTAGTCGTTATGACAAGAAAGAAATTTCTGAAATTTGGACAGAGGAAAATAAGTTTAAAACTTATTTGGAAGTTGAACTCGCTATCTTAAAATCACTCGAAGGAAATAGAGTTCCTGTAGGAACGAGTGAAGAGATTCGAAAATTGGCCAAGATCGATGTAAATAGAATTACAGAGATCGAAAAAGAAACTCGCCACGACATCATCGCATTCTGTAGCTCAATTACAGAGAATCTCGATCCAAAAATTGGAAAGTTTTTTCACTTTGGAGTAACTTCCAGCGATATTATCGATTCAGCTCTTACACTACAAATTAAACAATCTCTCGAAAGAATTCTTCCTAGCTTCAAAAAACTTCTAGCTTCATTATCAAGCAAAGCAAAAGAAACAAAAGACCTTCCTACAATTGGACGCTCTCACGGAATGTATGCTGAGCCTATGAGTTTTGGACAAAAGATTCTAGGTCACTATGCAGAGTTTAGTCGCCGATACCTTGAGTTACTTGACTACTACAACGATGAACTAAGGGTTCAATTCTCAGGAGCTGTTGGGAATTATACAATCTTGACGCCAGAGCTTGAAGAGGTTGCAGCAAATGCCCTTGGACTTAAGCCAGAGGAACATAGCACTCAAGTTATTCCAAGAGATAGAATTGCAAAACTTATATCTATCTTCTCTTTGACTGCCTCTGCAATTGAGAGAATCTCAGTTGAAATTAGACACCTTCATAGATCAGATGTTGCTGAACTTTTTGAAGGTTTTGCTAAAGGTCAGAAGGGCTCATCTACAATGCCCCATAAGAAGAATCCTATAAGCGGAGAGAATCTCACTGGTATGGCGAGAATGCTTCGCTCTCATATGAGTGTCGCTCTCGATAATATAGTACTTTGGCACGAAAGAGATATCTCTCACTCTTCAACGGAGAGAATGTATCTTCCCGATGCCTTTGGAATCCTACTCTACTCTCTTGATAGACTTAGCTCGACGGTTGAGAATTTAGTTATTAATGATGATGTAATTTCAAATAGAGTTTTTGAAAATTGCACCTATCTATCAAGCTACTACCTTCATCATCTTATTGAGAAAACGAATTTCAAAAGAGATGATCTTTACTCTCTAGTGCAACAAGCAAGTTTTGAAGCAAGTAAAACTCAAAGTGCAGAAGTATTTCACCAAGCACTTCAAACTCTTCTAGAGAGCAAGCAGACAAAGCTAGAACTCCCAATTCCAACAAGGGACGAAATTAAAAATATCTTCTTAAAGTCTACAGATAAAGTATTTGAAAGGGTTGAGAAGAGTTATCCACATGGAAAAGAGCTATAA
- a CDS encoding mannose-1-phosphate guanylyltransferase: MGNIYSLVMAGGQGTRFWPESTSKKPKQYLPLVSSQSLLADTLDRLDGLVKNEQRYIVTVKEQEKLVLKESAGKIGQGQVVFEPSGRNTAPCILLSLATLMKNGASKSDLVAILPSDHVILNKNGFQQTIQSALKVAVSQKRIITIGIPPHFPHTGFGYIQTGEELTETSLDVVTFKEKPNQETAISYLESGKYLWNAGMFVAEIGVLLEEFQAHCPEIFEFYDELYAALGNEKNVAEVYAKLPAESIDYAIMEKSSRIGLCKANFDWNDLGSWDALSTVVEETEGNTLVSAKNHYFEDSKGNIVYTPDQFVGLIGIEDLIVIANGKSVVVLPKKDSQKVKNIVSHLKDQEYGKELL, translated from the coding sequence ATGGGAAATATTTATAGTTTAGTTATGGCCGGTGGGCAGGGGACAAGATTTTGGCCAGAGTCCACATCTAAAAAGCCTAAACAGTATTTACCTCTAGTTTCAAGTCAAAGTCTTTTAGCTGATACCCTCGACCGTCTCGATGGATTAGTTAAAAATGAACAAAGATATATTGTTACAGTCAAAGAGCAAGAGAAGTTAGTTCTCAAAGAATCAGCTGGTAAAATAGGACAAGGTCAAGTCGTATTCGAGCCGAGTGGAAGAAATACGGCGCCATGTATCTTGCTATCATTGGCAACATTAATGAAAAATGGTGCAAGTAAGTCTGACCTTGTTGCAATACTTCCATCTGATCACGTTATTTTGAATAAGAATGGATTTCAACAAACGATCCAAAGCGCCCTTAAGGTTGCTGTTTCTCAGAAGAGAATTATTACTATTGGTATTCCTCCTCATTTTCCTCACACTGGTTTTGGTTATATCCAAACAGGGGAGGAGTTAACTGAGACATCTCTAGACGTCGTAACTTTCAAAGAGAAACCAAATCAAGAGACGGCCATTAGTTATCTCGAATCTGGAAAGTATCTTTGGAATGCAGGAATGTTTGTAGCGGAAATTGGTGTTCTACTAGAAGAGTTTCAGGCCCATTGTCCTGAGATCTTTGAATTCTATGATGAGCTATATGCGGCCCTTGGCAATGAGAAGAATGTAGCCGAGGTGTATGCGAAACTTCCAGCTGAGTCAATCGACTACGCTATCATGGAGAAGTCATCTCGAATTGGTCTATGTAAGGCCAACTTTGATTGGAATGACTTAGGGTCTTGGGATGCTCTCTCTACTGTTGTTGAAGAAACTGAAGGTAATACGCTTGTGAGCGCTAAGAATCATTACTTTGAAGATTCTAAAGGAAATATTGTATATACTCCCGATCAATTCGTTGGACTCATTGGTATTGAAGATTTAATTGTCATTGCCAATGGTAAGTCAGTTGTTGTTCTACCTAAGAAGGACTCACAAAAAGTTAAAAATATTGTGAGTCACCTCAAAGATCAAGAATACGGAAAAGAGCTCTTATAG
- a CDS encoding SPOR domain-containing protein, protein MEDKTKLYVFAKKEVFLIFVFMILISITSFLLGVKIGVNNSFEKSGYSKEDVNKVEILSPAEEKVNEIEKSVNSDDETYKALKEKTDMALEKKVEQEFSGTATNSDSTMNTDVTSPTSSEVSEVPQMEAPKESSRDKLSGKYTIQVGSFPSVDEAEVFAKGFKARGYTTIINEKNLQHKGTWFRVSIGVFENISEAKDYVIEHKSLFSSSEYRFTQFD, encoded by the coding sequence ATGGAAGATAAAACTAAACTCTATGTATTTGCAAAAAAAGAAGTATTCTTAATCTTTGTTTTCATGATTTTGATTTCAATCACATCTTTTCTCTTGGGAGTAAAGATAGGGGTTAACAATTCATTTGAAAAATCTGGCTATAGTAAAGAGGACGTCAATAAAGTTGAAATACTCTCACCAGCAGAAGAGAAGGTTAATGAAATTGAAAAGTCAGTTAATTCTGATGATGAGACTTACAAGGCCCTCAAAGAAAAAACTGATATGGCCCTAGAAAAGAAAGTTGAGCAAGAGTTTTCTGGCACGGCCACGAATAGTGATTCAACTATGAACACTGACGTGACAAGTCCTACGAGCAGTGAAGTTTCAGAAGTTCCTCAGATGGAAGCACCTAAGGAGTCTTCTAGAGATAAGTTAAGTGGTAAGTATACGATTCAAGTCGGATCATTTCCCTCTGTCGATGAAGCAGAAGTTTTCGCAAAGGGATTTAAGGCGAGAGGCTATACAACTATAATTAACGAAAAAAACCTTCAGCATAAAGGTACATGGTTTAGAGTGAGCATTGGTGTTTTTGAAAATATCAGTGAAGCCAAGGACTATGTCATAGAGCACAAATCTCTTTTTAGCTCTTCAGAGTATAGATTCACTCAATTTGATTAA
- a CDS encoding ATPase, T2SS/T4P/T4SS family has product MNIAEDIYRISRAFIRDSINRGKFPDVNQIIGNLNLQFGEDWEILLPKESLQIWYDSIATMNFLKLKEGLEEIIIHDEENIQYFYKDKITKNSISLDFEDLDLSYRLLCLQNKVDWNITKPFVSFRSKIGYTNIRVSLTHSSLSQVHSHKCSIRIISTESFALETFFEDRSECEVVKRLFKEKNNIVICGSTGSGKTSFISSLLKEVGQSEHTLIIEDTLEINSPNRTTTRLVAKDQENYSLRDYCSYALRLRPDRLILGEIRSSEVVPLILNSNTGHKGMLTTIHANSAIDCPDRISTLLSLYSGIKGMNNDMALTLITKGIDNIIFLEKKKVKSVIKLLGHESGKVNYEDVIESSNEPLLQNLQYLR; this is encoded by the coding sequence ATGAATATAGCAGAAGATATTTATAGAATTTCGAGAGCATTTATTCGTGACTCCATCAATAGAGGAAAGTTTCCAGATGTGAATCAAATCATTGGTAACTTAAACCTACAATTCGGTGAAGACTGGGAAATTCTCTTACCAAAAGAGAGCTTACAAATATGGTACGACTCAATTGCAACGATGAACTTTTTAAAGCTAAAAGAAGGGCTTGAAGAGATTATTATTCACGATGAAGAAAATATTCAGTATTTCTACAAAGATAAAATTACGAAGAACTCTATTTCATTAGACTTCGAAGATTTAGATTTATCTTATAGGCTTCTCTGTCTACAAAATAAAGTCGACTGGAATATTACAAAGCCATTTGTGAGTTTTAGATCAAAGATCGGTTATACTAATATTAGGGTTTCTCTCACTCACTCCTCTCTCTCTCAAGTTCACTCACATAAATGTTCTATTCGAATAATCTCCACGGAGAGCTTTGCACTGGAGACTTTCTTTGAAGATAGAAGTGAATGTGAAGTTGTAAAAAGGCTTTTTAAAGAAAAGAATAATATAGTGATCTGTGGATCAACTGGTAGTGGTAAAACTTCATTTATCTCTTCACTCCTAAAAGAGGTGGGACAAAGTGAACACACTTTGATTATAGAAGACACACTTGAGATAAACTCTCCTAATAGAACGACAACCAGGCTAGTAGCGAAGGATCAAGAGAATTACTCTTTAAGAGACTATTGCTCTTACGCTCTTAGGTTAAGGCCAGATCGACTCATCCTTGGAGAGATCAGATCTAGTGAAGTTGTTCCGTTAATATTGAACTCCAATACTGGCCATAAGGGAATGCTAACAACGATTCATGCCAATAGTGCTATTGACTGTCCAGATCGAATATCTACCTTACTCTCACTCTATTCTGGAATTAAGGGAATGAATAACGACATGGCACTGACTCTAATTACAAAGGGAATAGATAATATAATTTTTCTAGAAAAGAAGAAGGTAAAGTCTGTAATAAAATTGCTGGGGCACGAGAGTGGGAAGGTAAATTACGAAGACGTTATAGAATCTTCGAATGAACCTCTCTTACAAAATCTTCAATATCTTCGCTAA
- a CDS encoding aspartate kinase produces the protein MKIFKFGGSSVQDATAMKRVSEIILNHSNCGIVVVSATKNTTNELEQIAKSASLNEVNLMQKQLESLTLRHRAIADDLELDIGLSLSELESELQMCSQSILGDGEILPKKMDALYSLGERFSSLILSSYLSIQHDRAILLKDIREIMITNDSWNCASPLIGEISQRVQLWKPAIEDALIVTQGFIGSTISGETTTLGREGSDYSATLLGEAFSASEVFIWTDVAGVATCDPRIVPSAKFIEQLSYDHASRLAQFGAKVLFERTLEPAMRAKFPVVVKSTLLPSEVGSRIFDLPKRDGVVGLALEGDILSIIGENLLSEEVSILNNLSDYEIYKQTNEYVALRILSEDIEDFVREVHSKIL, from the coding sequence TTGAAGATCTTTAAGTTTGGTGGCAGTAGTGTTCAAGATGCTACTGCCATGAAAAGAGTAAGTGAAATTATTCTCAATCATTCAAATTGTGGAATCGTTGTTGTAAGTGCGACAAAGAATACCACAAACGAGTTAGAGCAAATTGCAAAGTCCGCATCCTTGAATGAAGTGAATCTAATGCAAAAGCAATTAGAATCCCTCACCTTAAGACATAGGGCCATTGCAGACGACTTGGAACTTGATATTGGTCTCTCTCTCAGTGAACTTGAGAGTGAGCTACAAATGTGCTCGCAAAGTATTCTCGGTGATGGAGAGATTCTTCCAAAGAAAATGGATGCTCTCTATAGTTTAGGTGAGCGCTTCTCTAGCTTAATTCTTTCTTCATACCTTAGTATTCAGCACGACAGAGCAATTCTTCTAAAGGACATTAGAGAGATTATGATTACTAACGATTCGTGGAATTGCGCTTCTCCTCTGATCGGTGAAATCTCACAGAGAGTCCAACTTTGGAAGCCTGCAATTGAGGATGCCCTCATTGTTACACAAGGTTTTATAGGTTCTACTATAAGTGGTGAGACAACAACTCTAGGACGAGAAGGTTCTGACTATAGTGCAACTCTTTTAGGGGAAGCCTTTAGCGCAAGTGAAGTTTTTATTTGGACAGATGTTGCCGGAGTCGCAACCTGTGATCCGCGAATTGTACCAAGTGCAAAGTTCATAGAGCAGTTAAGTTATGATCACGCTTCTAGGCTTGCTCAATTTGGAGCGAAGGTTCTATTTGAAAGAACTCTTGAACCGGCCATGAGAGCAAAGTTTCCTGTTGTTGTGAAGTCAACTCTACTACCAAGTGAAGTTGGTTCAAGGATATTTGACCTCCCAAAGAGAGATGGTGTCGTAGGTCTTGCCCTTGAGGGGGATATCCTCTCAATAATTGGTGAAAACCTCTTAAGTGAAGAAGTCTCTATCCTAAATAATCTCAGTGATTATGAAATCTATAAGCAAACAAATGAGTATGTTGCTCTACGAATTCTTAGCGAAGATATTGAAGATTTTGTAAGAGAGGTTCATTCGAAGATTCTATAA
- the ettA gene encoding energy-dependent translational throttle protein EttA, producing MAQTNDKQIIYSMNRVGKVIKSKHILKNISLSYFYGAKIGVLGLNGAGKSTLLKILAGIDEDHLGETHMAKGYTVGYLEQEPTLDPDKTVKEIVQEGCQEVVDMLAQFDEISMKFSEPMSDDEMNELLDKQAKLQDKLDHAEAWELDSKLDLAMEALRCPPSDQKCGVLSGGEKRRVALCRLLLQKPDILLLDEPTNHLDAETVWWLERHLQQYKGTVIAVTHDRYFLDNVAGWILELDRGQGIPFEGNYTDWLEQKSKRLAQEEKTESKRQKAMKEELEWIRSSPKARQAKSKARIKSYDERFKSSQEKRNETNDLFIPTGPRLGNSVIEAENVSKAFDDKVLYDNLNFQLPPGGVVGIIGANGAGKTTLFRMITGEQEPTSGTFKVGDTVKLSYVDQGRALDPEKTIYETVSGGTEFIKLGEQEVNSRAYIAKFNFSGEDQKKKVSELSGGERNRVHLAATLLTGGNVLLLDEPTNDLDVNTLQALEKALVDFAGCAVIISHDRAFLDRLATHILAFEGNGESIWFEGNFADYEEDKRKRLGDAAVNPKRHTYKKLTRD from the coding sequence GTGGCCCAAACAAATGATAAGCAAATCATCTATTCAATGAATAGAGTTGGAAAGGTAATTAAGAGCAAACACATCCTTAAAAATATTTCACTTTCATACTTTTACGGGGCCAAGATTGGTGTTTTAGGTCTTAACGGTGCGGGGAAGTCCACACTACTAAAGATTCTTGCTGGTATTGATGAAGATCACCTCGGTGAAACACATATGGCAAAGGGATATACTGTTGGTTACCTAGAGCAGGAGCCTACACTAGATCCAGATAAAACAGTTAAGGAAATTGTTCAGGAAGGGTGCCAAGAAGTTGTAGATATGCTTGCTCAATTCGATGAGATTTCTATGAAATTCTCAGAGCCAATGAGCGATGATGAAATGAATGAACTATTAGATAAGCAGGCCAAGCTTCAAGATAAGCTTGATCACGCAGAGGCTTGGGAACTAGACAGCAAGTTAGACCTTGCGATGGAAGCACTAAGATGTCCTCCAAGTGATCAAAAGTGTGGTGTCCTTTCAGGTGGTGAGAAGAGAAGGGTTGCACTTTGTAGACTTCTTTTACAAAAGCCAGATATCCTCCTTCTAGATGAGCCAACAAACCACCTTGATGCTGAAACAGTTTGGTGGTTAGAGCGTCACTTACAACAATACAAAGGTACAGTTATTGCTGTAACCCACGATAGATACTTCCTTGATAATGTTGCAGGATGGATTCTAGAACTCGATAGAGGACAAGGAATTCCATTTGAAGGAAATTATACTGATTGGCTAGAGCAGAAATCGAAGCGTCTTGCTCAGGAAGAGAAAACTGAGTCTAAGAGGCAAAAGGCCATGAAAGAGGAACTTGAGTGGATTAGAAGTTCTCCTAAGGCAAGACAGGCAAAGTCAAAAGCAAGAATCAAGAGTTATGATGAGAGATTTAAGTCTTCTCAAGAGAAGAGAAACGAAACTAACGATCTCTTTATTCCTACTGGGCCACGTCTTGGAAACTCTGTTATTGAAGCTGAAAATGTTTCTAAAGCATTTGATGATAAAGTTCTCTACGATAACTTAAACTTCCAACTACCTCCTGGTGGTGTTGTAGGTATTATCGGTGCCAACGGTGCTGGTAAGACAACTCTCTTTAGAATGATCACTGGTGAGCAAGAGCCTACAAGTGGTACTTTTAAAGTAGGTGATACAGTGAAGTTAAGTTACGTTGATCAAGGGCGTGCTCTTGATCCTGAGAAGACGATTTATGAAACGGTATCTGGTGGAACTGAATTTATTAAATTAGGTGAGCAAGAAGTAAACTCAAGGGCCTATATTGCTAAGTTTAACTTCTCAGGTGAAGACCAAAAGAAGAAAGTTAGTGAGCTTTCTGGTGGAGAGAGAAATAGAGTGCATTTAGCAGCAACTCTTCTCACTGGTGGAAACGTTTTACTGCTGGATGAGCCTACAAACGACCTTGACGTAAATACTCTGCAAGCTCTCGAGAAAGCTCTTGTGGACTTTGCTGGTTGTGCCGTAATTATTTCCCACGATAGAGCTTTCTTAGATAGACTCGCCACTCATATCCTTGCTTTTGAAGGTAATGGAGAGAGCATTTGGTTTGAAGGGAATTTCGCTGACTATGAAGAAGACAAGCGTAAGCGTTTAGGTGACGCGGCCGTTAATCCTAAGAGACATACTTATAAGAAGCTTACTAGAGATTAA
- a CDS encoding class I SAM-dependent rRNA methyltransferase encodes MATKVKKHKLPRVKLHPATLKHAKKGHPWVTEDSYTKEFPRKQNLLIGKNPKGDEKLFLLHDPTHKKVKARIWEIGTELPESPNGFLRSFNHRLEESFLKRVSAREKYQRDNFYLCFAEADGIPGLMIQKFGNVALIQIYSDFWFFFKNDIRRIVKAHCASHFPEVDKFIFQQRKTSDAVNFENLEKKLTEITIQEFGINYHLRFDYRYDIGIYSDMSAIRKKLTNEFRNAKSVLNLYSYTGAFSLFALSKGATDVHSVDLSKDYITWLEKNIELNPQLNSSHHESKITSVEKALKSYADEGKKFDLIICDPPSFSSDGRKSQSALKSYDKLIPMIESCLSDEGKAVVFLNTHHILRKKFNERIEQLASKSGMRVAKALRMEEDCVTLSGFPEGDYLKGLLLSRK; translated from the coding sequence ATGGCAACTAAAGTAAAGAAACATAAATTACCAAGGGTAAAACTTCACCCTGCAACTCTTAAACACGCAAAGAAGGGACACCCTTGGGTTACAGAAGACTCATACACTAAAGAATTCCCGAGAAAACAAAATCTTCTCATTGGGAAGAATCCTAAAGGTGATGAAAAACTCTTTCTGTTACACGACCCTACTCACAAGAAAGTAAAAGCAAGAATTTGGGAAATCGGAACTGAACTTCCAGAGTCTCCAAATGGTTTTCTAAGATCTTTTAATCATAGATTAGAAGAGTCGTTCTTAAAGAGAGTATCTGCTAGAGAGAAGTACCAAAGAGATAATTTCTATCTCTGCTTTGCAGAGGCCGATGGAATACCTGGATTAATGATTCAAAAATTTGGAAATGTAGCACTAATACAGATATATAGTGATTTCTGGTTCTTCTTTAAGAATGATATCAGACGAATTGTTAAGGCCCACTGCGCCTCTCACTTCCCAGAGGTTGATAAATTTATTTTTCAACAGAGAAAAACTTCAGACGCTGTTAACTTTGAAAACCTTGAAAAGAAATTAACAGAAATTACAATTCAAGAATTTGGTATTAACTATCATTTACGTTTTGATTATAGGTATGACATCGGTATCTATAGCGATATGTCTGCCATTAGAAAGAAACTTACTAATGAATTTAGAAATGCAAAATCTGTTCTAAACTTATATTCATATACTGGAGCCTTTAGTCTCTTCGCTCTCTCTAAAGGAGCAACAGATGTTCACAGTGTGGATCTTTCAAAAGATTATATCACTTGGCTAGAGAAAAATATTGAACTCAACCCACAGCTAAACTCTTCACATCATGAAAGTAAAATTACTTCTGTTGAAAAAGCCCTTAAGAGCTACGCGGATGAAGGAAAGAAGTTTGACCTTATCATTTGTGACCCTCCAAGCTTTTCAAGTGATGGAAGAAAGAGTCAAAGTGCACTAAAGAGTTATGACAAACTTATTCCTATGATTGAGAGTTGCTTATCTGATGAGGGTAAGGCAGTCGTATTCTTAAATACACATCATATTCTAAGAAAGAAATTTAATGAGAGAATCGAACAGCTTGCGAGTAAGAGTGGTATGCGTGTGGCAAAAGCTCTTAGAATGGAAGAAGACTGTGTCACACTAAGTGGTTTTCCTGAAGGGGATTATCTTAAAGGACTACTTCTCTCTAGAAAGTAA